One genomic segment of Profundibacter amoris includes these proteins:
- a CDS encoding type II secretion system F family protein, which translates to MSINGEFIVYGLIFIAVLFLVEGIYLTVFGKSISLNSKVNRRLDMLEKGAGREQVLEQLRKEMAQHLRSNSIPLYSLLANRAQKANIAFSPLQLILLMAGLSMLAFVGLTIGTGTSFPVRIAISIVMGISSVFIWVNNKAKKRMALIEEQLPDAVELMVRSLRVGHPFTSALAIVSNEIPDPLGTEMGVIADEATYGRDVGEALKDMAERLDMQDLRFLAVAVTIQQTSGGNLAEILHGLSKVIRSRFKLFRRVKAITAEAKWSGNFLSGFPFLALIGVNLAQPDYYDEVMESPYFIPACLFVGVFLVVNIFVMRWLVNIKV; encoded by the coding sequence ATGTCGATTAACGGAGAATTCATCGTCTACGGCCTGATCTTCATTGCCGTTCTGTTTCTGGTCGAAGGTATTTACCTGACAGTATTCGGCAAATCGATCAGCCTGAACAGCAAGGTTAACCGCCGGCTGGACATGCTGGAAAAAGGCGCCGGTCGTGAACAGGTTCTGGAACAGTTACGCAAGGAAATGGCGCAGCACCTGAGATCCAATTCCATCCCGCTTTATTCCTTGCTGGCCAATCGTGCGCAAAAAGCAAATATCGCGTTTTCTCCCTTGCAGCTTATCCTTCTTATGGCCGGACTTAGTATGCTGGCCTTTGTCGGCTTGACGATCGGCACGGGCACTTCTTTCCCTGTGCGCATTGCCATTTCAATTGTTATGGGCATCAGCTCGGTCTTTATCTGGGTTAACAACAAGGCCAAGAAACGCATGGCCCTGATCGAGGAGCAACTGCCGGATGCCGTTGAACTAATGGTCCGAAGCCTGCGCGTCGGGCACCCTTTCACCTCGGCTTTGGCAATTGTTTCAAACGAAATTCCTGACCCGTTGGGAACGGAAATGGGCGTCATCGCCGATGAGGCAACCTACGGGCGCGATGTTGGTGAAGCCCTGAAAGACATGGCCGAACGACTGGATATGCAGGATCTTCGCTTTCTGGCTGTTGCCGTGACCATTCAACAAACATCCGGTGGTAACCTTGCGGAAATTCTGCACGGGTTGTCCAAGGTGATCCGCTCGCGCTTTAAACTGTTCCGCCGCGTCAAAGCCATCACCGCCGAGGCCAAATGGTCTGGCAACTTCTTGTCCGGCTTCCCGTTCTTGGCGCTGATCGGTGTTAATCTGGCCCAGCCCGATTACTATGACGAAGTGATGGAAAGCCCATATTTCATTCCGGCCTGTCTGTTTGTCGGGGTGTTTCTGGTTGTGAACATCTTTGTCATGC
- a CDS encoding OmpA family protein: MKTNMKIILTVASVAALAGCSKETLITESFFAEAGAELDEGGFGNPTMNNLLVQTGQRNYAVNLTKRFAAEVPSTVNFAFNSAQLDATAQAALMKQANWIRQFPEVRFRVYGHTDLVGSNAYNKRLGLRRARAVVNFLVRQGISRKRLEAVASFGETRPIVVTTGQERRNRRTVTEVSGFVKNNPLILDGKYAQVVYREYVESATEFPTTKDTGDAAGNSGG; this comes from the coding sequence ATGAAAACCAACATGAAAATCATCCTGACCGTTGCAAGCGTTGCCGCTTTGGCCGGTTGTTCCAAGGAAACCCTGATCACTGAATCTTTCTTTGCCGAAGCCGGCGCGGAACTGGACGAAGGTGGTTTTGGCAACCCGACAATGAACAATTTGCTGGTCCAGACCGGGCAGCGGAACTACGCGGTCAACCTGACCAAACGCTTTGCAGCCGAGGTCCCCTCGACAGTGAACTTTGCTTTTAACAGCGCACAACTGGATGCAACAGCACAGGCCGCGTTGATGAAGCAGGCAAACTGGATCCGCCAATTCCCCGAGGTCCGCTTCCGGGTCTATGGCCACACGGATCTGGTCGGCAGCAACGCCTATAACAAACGTCTGGGCCTGCGCCGCGCACGCGCTGTTGTGAACTTCCTTGTCCGTCAGGGCATCAGTCGCAAACGGCTCGAGGCAGTCGCATCCTTTGGCGAAACACGGCCAATTGTTGTGACAACGGGCCAGGAACGGCGCAATCGTCGCACCGTGACCGAGGTTTCCGGCTTTGTGAAGAATAACCCGCTGATCCTGGACGGGAAATATGCCCAGGTTGTTTACCGCGAGTATGTCGAGAGCGCGACCGAGTTCCCGACGACAAAGGACACTGGTGATGCCGCAGGGAACAGCGGCGGATAA
- a CDS encoding putative 2-aminoethylphosphonate ABC transporter permease subunit, producing the protein MSITDTLPDGPKIKGKLSKDDLIMRGGMIVIALYLLIALVLPLYAMLSKSFSIYTIDLAAYELQVSDENGVFSGDITTPAALNEKYGVYTAQDLSTGSDGRLALTKFFPDFSFRSPVMYKIRNTTADGRFLVGSTLHTGTDWLELTSNDFRRVQLRPIKATGVSNFINYFSTPALFNSIKNSLFIATISTVITVSLAFWFAYALNRSCMRFKGAFRLIAMAPILVPSLLPGIALVYLFGNQGIMRELLFGASIYGPIGIVIGSVFFTFPHAFLIISTALAISDGRLYEAAISLRASPWRTFWTVTIPAARYGLISAAFVVFNLVITDFGLPKVIGGQFNVLAVDIYKQVIGQQNFEMGAVVSVVLVIPAIFAFGIDRYVQSKQVAQLSARSVPYQPTPNSKTDNFFFAYSTLVALFIVGILAICQYAALIKFWPYDLSLSLNNYQFDKMDGGGWKSYFNSIRLGLLTAVIGTSVIFFGAYLVEKSSGFKTGRSIFQMFAMLPMAIPGMVLGLAYIFFFNNPDNPLNVIYGTMTILVVCTVTHFYTVSHLTAVTALKQIDREFESVSASLKQPTMKLFTRVTVPVSLPAILDISIYLFVNAMTTVSAVVFLYSPKTTLASVAVLNMDDAGDIAPAAAMGMMIFYTTAAAKILHLILSKGLLKRTQAWKNR; encoded by the coding sequence ATGAGCATCACCGACACCCTGCCCGATGGCCCCAAGATCAAAGGCAAGCTAAGCAAGGACGACCTGATCATGCGCGGCGGCATGATCGTAATCGCGCTCTACCTGTTAATCGCGCTGGTGCTGCCGTTATATGCGATGCTGTCGAAATCCTTTTCGATCTACACGATTGATCTGGCGGCTTACGAGTTGCAGGTTTCAGACGAAAACGGTGTATTCTCGGGCGACATCACCACCCCGGCCGCGCTGAATGAAAAATATGGTGTCTATACCGCGCAAGACCTTAGCACCGGATCCGACGGGCGGCTTGCCCTGACCAAATTCTTCCCCGATTTCAGTTTCCGCAGCCCCGTGATGTATAAAATCCGCAACACCACGGCGGATGGGCGGTTTCTGGTGGGATCAACCCTGCATACCGGCACCGACTGGCTGGAACTTACAAGCAACGATTTTCGCCGCGTGCAACTGCGCCCCATCAAGGCCACGGGTGTCAGCAACTTTATCAACTATTTCTCCACCCCCGCCTTGTTTAATTCGATCAAGAATTCCCTGTTCATCGCCACCATCAGCACGGTTATCACAGTCTCGCTTGCCTTCTGGTTTGCCTATGCGCTGAACCGGTCGTGTATGCGCTTCAAGGGGGCGTTCCGGCTGATTGCTATGGCCCCCATTCTGGTGCCCTCCCTGCTGCCCGGCATCGCGCTGGTCTATCTGTTCGGCAATCAGGGGATCATGAGGGAACTGTTGTTCGGGGCCAGTATCTATGGGCCAATCGGCATCGTCATCGGTTCCGTCTTTTTCACCTTCCCGCATGCCTTCCTGATCATATCCACCGCGCTGGCCATATCCGACGGCCGCCTGTACGAGGCCGCCATATCCCTGCGTGCCAGCCCGTGGCGCACCTTCTGGACCGTGACCATTCCGGCGGCGCGCTACGGGCTGATTTCGGCGGCCTTTGTGGTGTTCAATCTGGTGATCACCGATTTCGGCCTGCCCAAGGTGATCGGCGGGCAATTCAACGTGCTGGCGGTGGACATCTATAAACAGGTGATTGGCCAGCAGAATTTCGAGATGGGCGCGGTGGTATCCGTGGTGCTGGTGATCCCGGCGATTTTCGCCTTTGGTATTGATCGCTATGTCCAAAGCAAACAAGTGGCCCAGCTATCGGCGCGCTCGGTCCCCTACCAGCCGACGCCAAACAGCAAGACCGACAACTTCTTTTTCGCCTACTCGACATTGGTGGCGCTGTTCATCGTCGGCATCCTTGCCATCTGCCAATATGCGGCGCTGATCAAGTTCTGGCCCTATGACCTGTCGCTTAGCCTGAACAACTACCAGTTCGACAAAATGGACGGCGGTGGCTGGAAATCCTATTTCAATTCGATCCGGCTGGGGCTGTTGACGGCGGTCATTGGCACATCGGTAATCTTTTTCGGCGCCTATCTGGTGGAAAAATCCAGCGGCTTCAAAACCGGACGGTCAATCTTCCAGATGTTCGCAATGCTGCCGATGGCCATTCCGGGCATGGTGCTGGGGCTGGCCTATATTTTCTTTTTCAACAACCCCGACAACCCGCTGAACGTGATCTACGGCACCATGACCATTCTTGTGGTCTGCACCGTCACCCACTTTTATACCGTATCGCACCTGACAGCGGTAACCGCCCTGAAACAGATCGACCGCGAGTTTGAATCCGTTTCCGCATCTCTGAAACAGCCCACCATGAAGCTGTTCACGCGGGTCACCGTGCCGGTGTCCCTGCCTGCTATTCTGGATATCTCGATCTATCTGTTCGTCAACGCGATGACCACGGTGTCAGCCGTAGTGTTCCTGTATTCGCCCAAAACCACGCTGGCCTCGGTGGCGGTGCTGAATATGGATGACGCGGGCGATATTGCGCCGGCGGCGGCAATGGGGATGATGATCTTTTACACCACGGCTGCGGCAAAAATCCTGCATCTGATCCTGTCAAAGGGGCTGTTGAAACGTACGCAAGCGTGGAAAAACAGATAG
- a CDS encoding CpaF family protein has protein sequence MFSRYKKTGSKDSSQSVAAKPAANKPDDASHSLRKAAKAPASAAVPDKELKRKERLAEVRLQLHQELLDSLNLSALENAAESDLRNEITAIASEALEEMNVVLTRDERTHLYQQLFDEVTGLGPIEPLLKDPTVNDILINGPNQIFVERDGKLEISDITFKDERHLLRIIDKIVSAVGRRVDESNPYVDARLADGSRFNAMVPPIAVDGSLVSIRKFKKDKLGIDDLVAFGAFSEEMAAYLQAAVACRLNIVVSGGTGSGKTTTLNALSSFIDNAERILTIEDTAELQLQQVHVGRMESRPPNVEGKGEVSPRDCLKNALRMRPDRIIVGETRGEEVIDMLQAMNTGHDGSMTTIHANSARDGVSRMENMIAMSGIEMPLKAVRSQISSAVNLIVQISRLQDGSRRMTSVTEITGMEGEVISMQEVFKFQRVGLTPENKILGHFTATGVRSHYSERFRMWGYDLPASLFEPFVAE, from the coding sequence ATGTTCTCGCGTTACAAGAAAACAGGGTCCAAAGACTCTTCCCAGTCGGTTGCCGCAAAGCCCGCTGCCAACAAGCCTGATGATGCATCCCATTCGCTGCGCAAGGCCGCAAAGGCCCCCGCATCGGCCGCTGTGCCCGACAAAGAGCTGAAGCGCAAAGAGCGCTTGGCAGAAGTCCGTCTGCAATTGCATCAGGAATTGCTGGATAGCCTTAACCTGTCTGCATTGGAAAATGCGGCAGAATCAGATTTGCGCAACGAAATCACCGCCATCGCCTCCGAAGCGCTGGAAGAAATGAACGTGGTGCTGACCCGCGACGAGCGCACCCATCTTTATCAGCAACTGTTCGACGAAGTGACGGGCCTTGGCCCGATCGAGCCTTTGCTGAAAGATCCGACCGTCAACGATATTCTGATCAATGGCCCGAACCAGATTTTCGTGGAACGCGACGGTAAACTTGAGATAAGCGACATCACCTTCAAGGATGAACGCCACCTGCTGCGCATCATCGACAAAATCGTGTCCGCCGTGGGCCGGCGCGTCGATGAATCCAATCCCTATGTGGATGCCCGTCTGGCCGATGGCTCGCGTTTCAACGCGATGGTGCCGCCGATTGCGGTTGATGGCTCGCTGGTGTCCATTCGTAAGTTTAAAAAGGACAAACTGGGCATTGATGATCTGGTCGCCTTTGGGGCCTTTTCCGAAGAAATGGCTGCCTACCTTCAGGCCGCCGTGGCCTGCCGCCTTAACATCGTTGTTTCCGGCGGTACCGGATCCGGTAAAACCACCACCCTGAACGCGCTGTCGTCCTTTATCGACAACGCCGAACGTATCCTGACAATCGAGGATACGGCGGAACTTCAATTGCAACAGGTCCATGTGGGCCGGATGGAAAGTCGCCCGCCAAATGTTGAAGGCAAAGGCGAGGTTTCACCGCGCGACTGTCTGAAAAACGCCCTGCGGATGCGTCCTGACCGGATTATCGTGGGGGAAACGCGTGGCGAAGAAGTGATCGACATGTTGCAGGCCATGAACACCGGCCACGATGGCTCGATGACCACGATCCACGCCAACTCGGCGCGCGATGGTGTGTCGCGGATGGAAAACATGATCGCGATGTCGGGCATCGAAATGCCGCTGAAAGCGGTGCGCAGCCAGATTTCCTCGGCTGTGAACCTGATTGTGCAGATCAGCCGTTTGCAGGATGGCTCGCGCCGGATGACATCGGTTACGGAAATCACCGGGATGGAGGGCGAAGTGATCTCGATGCAGGAAGTGTTCAAATTCCAGCGCGTCGGCCTGACCCCGGAAAACAAGATCCTTGGCCATTTCACAGCCACCGGCGTGCGCTCGCACTATTCCGAACGCTTCCGCATGTGGGGCTATGATCTGCCTGCATCCTTGTTCGAACCTTTTGTGGCGGAGTAA
- a CDS encoding putative 2-aminoethylphosphonate ABC transporter substrate-binding protein: protein MEKSIKMLATTAILALGTATAALAEELTVYTAVEAEDLPRYAETFNKAYPDITINWVRDSTGIITAKLLAEKDNPQADVVWGLAGTSLLLLKSEGMLEPYAPAGMDKLDPKFVDSDNPPAWVGMDAWVAAVCYNTVEAEKAGLTPPTSWKDLTDPQYAGQIIMPNPNSSGTGFLDVSSWLQMFGEDGGWAYMDALHENIARYTHSGSKPCKLAAAGEIPIGISFAFRGAKSKAAGAPLEIIVPSEGVGWEMEATAIIAGTAHQEAAQKLVDFSVSMDAMQMYNQGYAVVAIPGVAKPVEYFPEGLVDAMIDNDFEWAANNRATILAEWQKRYDGKSDPK, encoded by the coding sequence ATGGAAAAGTCTATTAAAATGCTGGCCACCACTGCCATTCTGGCACTGGGCACAGCCACTGCCGCACTGGCCGAAGAACTGACCGTTTACACAGCGGTCGAGGCCGAGGATCTGCCGCGCTACGCCGAAACTTTCAACAAAGCCTATCCCGATATCACCATCAACTGGGTGCGCGATTCGACCGGCATCATCACCGCCAAACTTCTGGCGGAAAAGGACAATCCGCAGGCCGACGTGGTCTGGGGGCTGGCTGGCACATCGCTGCTGCTGCTGAAATCCGAAGGGATGCTGGAACCCTATGCCCCCGCTGGCATGGACAAACTGGACCCTAAATTCGTGGACAGCGACAACCCGCCCGCATGGGTTGGCATGGATGCCTGGGTCGCCGCCGTTTGCTACAACACGGTCGAGGCCGAAAAGGCCGGCCTGACCCCGCCAACATCATGGAAAGACCTGACCGATCCGCAGTATGCAGGCCAGATCATCATGCCGAACCCCAATTCATCGGGCACCGGTTTTCTGGACGTTTCCAGCTGGCTGCAAATGTTCGGCGAGGACGGCGGCTGGGCCTATATGGACGCGCTGCATGAAAATATCGCGCGTTATACACACTCCGGCTCCAAGCCGTGTAAACTGGCCGCGGCCGGTGAAATCCCGATCGGTATTTCCTTTGCATTCCGTGGGGCCAAATCCAAAGCCGCCGGTGCGCCGCTGGAAATCATCGTGCCAAGCGAAGGCGTGGGCTGGGAGATGGAAGCAACCGCGATCATCGCCGGAACCGCACATCAGGAAGCCGCGCAAAAGCTGGTTGATTTCTCGGTCTCGATGGACGCGATGCAGATGTATAATCAGGGCTATGCCGTGGTTGCCATCCCGGGCGTGGCCAAACCGGTGGAATATTTCCCCGAAGGTCTGGTTGACGCGATGATCGACAATGATTTTGAATGGGCCGCCAACAACCGGGCCACCATTCTGGCCGAATGGCAGAAACGCTATGACGGTAAATCCGACCCGAAATAG
- a CDS encoding putative 2-aminoethylphosphonate ABC transporter ATP-binding protein produces MIKPADNVYLSIRNLWKAFGDFLALKDISLDINDGELVCFLGPSGCGKTTLLRAIAGLDLQTRGTVIQDGKDVSNLPPSMRDFGIVFQSYALFPNLTIEKNIAFGLENTNRSKPEINARVAELLELVGLPEQGSKYPAQLSGGQQQRIALARAIATSPGLLLLDEPLSALDAKVRVYLRHEIKDLQRKLGVTTVMVTHDQEEALALADRIVVMDQGTIEQVGTPTQIYREPASLFVADFIGEMNQITAAAASPDSVSIGGRTLTSRSHSFVKGAGVIAAIRPEDIIPHGKDTPADAANTLTVRMGDMEFLGAFWRCRLQHEIFGEHELIADFSINAVRRLDLAEGRDISIELPASRLMVFTPAEA; encoded by the coding sequence GTGATAAAACCGGCTGACAACGTCTATCTGAGCATTCGAAACCTGTGGAAAGCCTTTGGCGATTTTCTGGCCTTGAAAGACATCTCTCTGGATATCAACGATGGCGAACTTGTCTGCTTCCTTGGCCCGTCGGGCTGTGGCAAAACCACCCTGTTGCGCGCCATTGCAGGGCTTGACCTGCAAACACGCGGCACGGTTATTCAGGACGGCAAGGACGTGTCGAACCTGCCCCCGTCTATGCGGGATTTCGGCATTGTGTTCCAGTCCTACGCGCTGTTCCCCAACCTGACGATTGAAAAAAACATCGCCTTCGGTCTGGAAAATACAAACCGCAGCAAACCCGAGATAAACGCCCGTGTGGCCGAATTGCTGGAACTGGTCGGTCTGCCTGAACAAGGCAGCAAATACCCCGCCCAACTGTCCGGCGGCCAGCAACAGCGCATCGCGCTGGCGCGTGCGATTGCCACCAGTCCGGGCCTGTTGCTGCTGGACGAACCGCTGTCGGCGCTGGACGCCAAGGTGCGGGTCTACCTGCGCCACGAAATCAAGGATCTGCAACGCAAACTGGGCGTCACCACCGTGATGGTCACCCATGATCAGGAAGAGGCGCTGGCACTGGCCGACCGCATCGTGGTGATGGATCAGGGCACGATTGAACAGGTCGGCACCCCGACCCAGATTTACCGCGAACCGGCCAGCCTGTTTGTCGCCGATTTCATTGGCGAGATGAACCAGATCACCGCCGCAGCCGCCAGCCCCGACAGTGTTTCCATCGGCGGCCGCACCCTGACCAGCCGCAGCCATTCGTTTGTCAAAGGCGCCGGTGTTATCGCCGCCATCCGGCCCGAGGACATCATTCCGCATGGCAAAGACACCCCCGCTGATGCGGCCAACACCCTGACGGTGCGGATGGGGGATATGGAATTTCTGGGCGCCTTCTGGCGGTGCCGTTTGCAGCACGAAATATTCGGCGAACATGAACTGATTGCCGATTTTTCAATCAACGCCGTGCGGCGGCTGGATCTGGCCGAGGGCAGGGATATTTCGATTGAGCTGCCCGCCAGCCGCCTGATGGTTTTCACACCGGCAGAGGCGTAG
- a CDS encoding AAA family ATPase, giving the protein MENSAKLQPESAPIVACTVSRDVSNFDLLIEDMEAELGENWGDLTFEDAAVFLEQPDAKSLEFIAIAVNDQDEDDLDMIGDLITQANANNVKVILIAEEVSPVALHQLLRLGANDFIPYPLPDGELHEAIERLRQPEPVAPDAGVPDEMRNTLKATGNFDGVVLPVHGLAGGTGASTLAVNLAWELANIDKKKAPRVCLLDLDLQFGSVSTYLDLPRRETVYELLTNTESMDSESFMAALLTYGDKMHVLTAPADMLPLDLIEPDDVLRIIEMARTNFDYVVIDMPSTLVAWTETVLSKAHVYFATLELDMRSAQNALRLIRALKSEELPYKKLRFVLNRAPKFTDLNGKSRVKRLAESLDIDIEIQIPDGGKVVVQAGDHGVPMAETAAKNPVRKEFTKLAMSIHELNEAAEAGQ; this is encoded by the coding sequence ATGGAAAACAGTGCGAAGCTACAGCCAGAATCGGCACCTATCGTAGCCTGCACAGTTTCGCGTGACGTATCGAATTTTGATCTGTTGATCGAGGATATGGAAGCAGAACTGGGTGAAAACTGGGGGGACCTGACATTCGAGGATGCAGCGGTTTTCCTTGAGCAACCGGATGCAAAATCTCTGGAGTTCATTGCCATTGCCGTCAACGATCAGGACGAAGACGATCTGGATATGATCGGCGATCTGATCACACAGGCCAATGCCAACAATGTCAAAGTCATCCTGATTGCCGAAGAAGTCAGCCCTGTCGCCCTGCACCAGTTGCTGCGGCTGGGGGCGAATGATTTCATCCCCTACCCCTTGCCCGACGGCGAACTGCACGAAGCCATCGAGCGGCTGCGTCAACCCGAGCCCGTTGCCCCGGATGCCGGTGTCCCTGACGAGATGCGCAATACGCTAAAGGCCACCGGCAATTTTGACGGTGTTGTTCTGCCCGTTCATGGTCTGGCTGGTGGCACAGGTGCTTCGACCCTTGCGGTCAATCTGGCCTGGGAACTGGCCAATATCGACAAAAAGAAAGCCCCGCGCGTTTGTCTTCTTGATCTGGACCTGCAATTCGGATCGGTTTCGACCTATCTGGATCTACCGCGGCGCGAAACAGTTTATGAATTGCTGACCAACACCGAGTCGATGGACAGCGAAAGCTTTATGGCCGCGCTGTTGACCTATGGCGACAAGATGCATGTCTTGACCGCACCGGCCGATATGCTGCCGCTGGATCTGATCGAACCCGATGATGTGCTTCGCATCATCGAAATGGCCCGCACCAATTTTGACTATGTTGTTATCGACATGCCTTCCACGCTTGTCGCCTGGACCGAAACAGTTTTAAGCAAGGCCCATGTTTACTTTGCAACTCTGGAACTGGATATGCGCAGCGCCCAGAATGCCCTGCGTTTGATCCGCGCCCTGAAATCCGAAGAACTGCCTTACAAAAAACTGCGCTTTGTTCTGAACCGGGCCCCGAAATTCACCGATCTGAACGGCAAATCCCGCGTCAAGCGATTGGCCGAAAGCCTGGATATCGATATCGAAATCCAGATACCAGACGGTGGCAAAGTGGTTGTGCAAGCCGGTGACCACGGGGTGCCAATGGCCGAAACCGCCGCAAAAAACCCGGTTCGTAAAGAATTCACCAAACTTGCCATGTCAATTCACGAGCTTAACGAAGCCGCCGAAGCTGGCCAGTAA